The genome window TCGGCTCGGCGCTGCCGCGCCGGTTCCTCGCCGACCTCCGTGACGTCGTGACGCCGGGCAGCTTCGACCTCGTCGTGCACGAGGCGGGCAACCCCGGCGCCGGGCTCGCCGCCAGGCGGGCGGGCATTCCCGGCCTCTGCCACGGGTTCGGCCGGGTCGTCTCCGCCGGGCTCGGTGACAGGATCGCGGGATCGCTCGGGGAGCTCGCGGCGGAGATCGGCGAGACGGTCCCGGATCGCTACGCGAACATCCTGGGCAACCCGTACCTGGACATCTACCCGCCGTCGTTGCAGGGCCCGGACTTCCGCGCCACCGGCGACCGCGTCGAACTGCGTCCGGTGCCCTTCGCCGAACCCGGCCAGCTGCCCGAGGTGGTCGGCGAACGGGACCGCCCGCTGGTCTACCTGACGCTGGGGACCGCGTTCGGCACCGCCGACGTGCTGAGCACCGCGATCGAGGGCCTCTCCGGGCTCGACGTGCGGGTGCTGGTCTCGGGAGGGCGGCTCGTGGAGGCCGCGGCGCTCGGACAGCTCCCGGAGAACGTGACCGCGGTGTCGTGGCTGCCGCAGGCCGACCTGCTGCCGCACCTGGACCTGATCGTGCACCACGGTGGTTCCGGCACCACGCTGGGCGCGCTGGGAGCGGGGGTGAAGCAGCTGCTGACGCCGCAGGGCGCGGACCAGTTCAACAACGCCGAGGCCGTCGTCGACGGCGGTGCGGCGCTGAGCCTGCAACCCGGCGAGCTGAGCCCGGAGGCGATCGCCGACGGGGCTCGCAAGCTGCTGGAGGGCAGCGAGTTCGACGCACCGGTGCGGGCGCTGGCGCAGGAGGTCGCCGCCATGCCATCGCCGGAGGAGATCGCCGCCCGGCTGCCGGAGTTCGCCGGCTGACAACGCCGGTGTGCCTGGCCGGTGCCGTCGGTGTCGGCCAGGCCCCGGTAGCGCCTTGTCCAGGGCGGTGTCGAAACCGCTGCTGGGCGGGCCGGCAGCCGTTACCGTGAGCCGCATGTCCGGGATGCGGGTGCTGGCCGACGAGTCCGAGCACGGCTGGTGGCACATGGCCTTGCGCGAGCCCGCCCCGCCGTTGCGCGGTTTGGTCACCCGCTACATCGGCTACCGCGAGCGCTCGGTCGTCCCGGTGCGGCGCCGGGAGGTGCCCACCGGCGAGGTCACGATCATCCTCAGCTTCGGCCCCAAGATCGCGGTGAGCGACCCGCGCGGCGGCAGCGGCCGCGAGCTCACCAGCTTCGTCGCCCCGGTCGACGACACCTGGGCGGTCACCGAGTACACCGGCGAGCAGCACGGGCTGGAGATGACGCTGACGCCGCTCGGCGCCTCGCGGCTGTTCGACGTCCCGATGGACGGCCTCGCCGATCCGGTCAGCGACGTCGAGGACCTGCTGGGCCGCACCGGGAGACTGCTCGTCGAGCGGCTCGCCGACGCCTCCGGCTGGACCGAGCGCTTCGACCTCCTCGACGCCCTGCTGCCCGCGCTGTTCGAACGCGGCAGGCCGCCGTCGCCCGCCGCGGCGTGGGCCTGGCGCCGCCTGCGGGAGACCGACGGGCGCATCCCGATCGCCGCCCTGGTCGACGACCTGGGGTGCAGCCACCGCTACCTCGTCTCGCAGTTCCGCCACCACGTCGGGGTCACGCCGAAGACGCTGGCGCGGGTGCTGCGCTGCGGACGCGCGATCCGGCTGCTGGAGCGGGGCGGCCACCGCATCGGCGACATCGCGCTCGACTGCGGCTACAGCGACCAAGCGCACCTCAACCGGGACTTCCGCCTGCTCACCGGTACCACTCCGAGCGTGTGGTGCCAGGAGATGCGGCTGGAGCTGCCCAAGCCCGCCGAATAGGTCAGATTCGTCCAAGCCCGCCACCGCGCCCCGCTCCTAACGTCGTGCACATCGGGCCGAACCGGAGGCCCCGGCGAGAAGGAGTGGTCATGAGCGGCGAACCCAACATCTTCCCCGCGCTGCGCTACGCGGACGCGGCCAAGGCCTGGCAGTGGCTGCACGAGGCGTTCGGCTTCGAGCAGCGCTTCTCGGTCCCCGGACCGGACGGGACGATCGCGCACGCCGAGATGGGTCTGGGCGCGGGCACCATCATGTTCGGCTCGGCGGCCCGCGGTTCCGGTGCCGTGATCGATCCCGACCCGCTCAAGGCGGAGTGGACCGTCTACGTGTGGGTGCCCGACATCGACGCGCACTACGAGCGGGCGCGCGGGGCGGGCGCCGAGATCACGAGGGAGCTCGGCGACACCGACTACGGCTCGCGCGAGTACGGTGCCCGCGACTTCGAGGGCAACCACTGGGCGTTCGGCACCTACCTGCCGCGCCCTGAGTGAGCGCCCCGGCCGGGCCGCGGCTCAGACGTGCTCCATCACCAGTACGGCGGTGGTGCCGGGCTCCAGCGCCTCGTACTGGTGGGGCACGTCGCCGGAGAAGGACACGTAGTCGCCCGGGCCGATCTCCACCAGGTTCGACTCCGGGCCGACCCGCATCCGTCCCGCGGTCAGCACGACGTGCTCGACCGTCCCGGGAATGTGAGCCTGGGCGTCGCGGACCCCGCCGGGTTCCAGTTCCAGCAGGTACAGGTCCCGGCGGGCGCCGGCCGGGCACGACGACAGCAGCGCTGCTGCGTACGGGGACTGCTCGGAGCGCACGAACGTGGCCTGGCCGGCCCGCACGATGCGCACCTGCGGTGTCGGCGGGTCGACGAGCCTGGTGAACGGCACGCCGAGGGCGACCGCGAGCGCCCACAGCGTCTCCACACTCGGGTTGCCCGCGCCCGACTCGAGCTGCGAGAGCGTGGACTTGGCGATTCCGGCGCGCTTGGCCAGCTCGGTGAGCGACAGGCCGACGCGGTCGCGTTCGCGGCGCAGCGCGGCGGAGATGATCTCCAGCGGGGTGCTTTCGGTGGTGCTCATCGTCGTTCGTTTCACCGGTCCTTGTGTTCGACTTGACGAACAAGGGGCACGTTGTTCACTATACCGGACTGTGAGTTCGTTACAGCGAACGCGACCCGGTTCCCGAGGGATCTGGCGCGACAAGCTCCTGCGCGACGTGCTGTCGATCGCGGCGGCGATGGCCATCGTGGGCGCCTCCCTCGGCGCCATCGCGGTGAGCAAGGGCATCCCGCTATGGATGATCACGCTGATGGGGGCGGTGATCTTCGCAGGCGGCTCGGAGTTCATGGCGGTCGGGCTGATGACCGCGGGCGCGGCGCCGGTCACCGCGGTCGTCGGCGGCCTGCTGCTCAACGCCCGCCACCTGCCGTTCGGCCTGGCGATCGGCGACCTGTTCGCACGCGGGCCGCTCACCCGGCTGGTCGGCAGCCACCTGATGGTCGACGAGTCGGTGGCCTTCGCCCTGGCCCAGCGGGACCCGGCGGCGAAGCGGCGTGCTTACTGGCTCACCGGCATCGCCCTTTACTGCACCTGGGCGCCGTCGATCTTCGTTGGAGGGCTGCTCGGCCAGCAGGTCGGCGATCCGGACGTCTTCGGCCTCGACGCGGCCCTGCCCGCCGCGCTGCTCGCGCTGATCGTGCCATCGCTGCGCGACCGCCCGACGCTGCGCGCCGTCGCGGTAGGAGCCCTGGTCGCGGTCGTGAGCACGCCGATCCTGCCGGAGGGATTGCCGGTGATGGCCGCGCTCGTGGGCGTCGCAGCCGCGCTGCCGCTGCCGCGCGGGCGCAAGGGGGAGGAGGAGTCATGACGATGGCAGTGGTGCTGGCCCTTGCGGGCGGCACGTATGCCATGCGGCTGGCCGGACCGCTGCTGCGCGGGCGGATCACGATCTCGCCCCGGTGGGAGCGGCTGATGTCCATCGCCGCGATCACCCTGCTCGGCGCCTTCGTCGTCACGAGCGCGGTGGCCGAGGGCGGCGGCTTCGCGGGCTGGGCCCGGCTCGCCGGGGTCGCCGTCGGCGGCGTCCTGGCCTGGCGGCGGGCCCCCTTCGTCGTGGTGGTCCTCGCCGCCGCCGTGACCACGGCGGGCCTGCGGTTCCTCGAACTCGCAGCCTGAGCTGGGGCGGACGGCTGCCGGGGTCCGATTCCGGCGCGGCGGTGTCCCGGCGAGCGGTGTCTGGTGGTCTCCTGGGTGGGCGGCTCAGGGGCCGCAAGCGGGCTCGCCGACTACCATCTGGTGACTTTCGTCTGCTGAAGGCCGAACTCGCCCCACATCGTCAGCTGATCACTCTACTGTTCGAGGAGTGACCGAAGGTGTCGGGGAGGTGTGACCTGACCGTCGCTCTGGTCGAGATCACTGCCGAGCAGCTCAACCAACGCAGGGAAGAGTTGCTGGCGGCGCTGCCTTTCGATGAGGAAGAGCTGTTCAAGAGAGCTGCTGACGACCACACCGCCTCGCCGGACGAGCGCGAGATCTACAACGAACTCGTCGAAATCGACTTTCTTCTCGGGAAGTAGTGCGTGCCGCTCGACACCCATGCGAAAGCGACCGCTTTCGCTCAGCGGTGCCCGTGGGCGCCCGTGCATGGAGGACTTCCTCCAGATGCTTTTCGACGAGTTCCGGTTCGACAGGCTGGAAGGCGCGCAGGAGGCGATCGAATCGGGCCGGGAGCGTTGGCGGCGGATGCAGGTCGCAACATTGGTCCGGGACGCTCCGGATGAGGCGGTTCGGATCTTGAAAGAGATGGGCTACTCGATCACCGGCCCAGTGGACGGGCCACGGGTGCCGAACACCGCCGCTCTTCGTCGTTGCTGACCGTGCTTCGCAACGACCGTCGCCAGCGCCTGGCTGATCGCTAGCCGTTCGGCTCAGCCGCGCTCGGTCCGTCGACCGATGCGCCGCCGCCTGGCCCCACCGCTTCGCCCGGCTGCTGCCTCGTCCGACTTCCGGTCCGCCCGCCCGCCGCCGTTCCATGCCTCCGGCCTCGGTGTTTCGCGAGGATGTAAGCGTTCGTTAACCCCAGTCGTGGATCGCCTGAACGTGGTGATTAGGGTCTCCCCAGCCAAACCGGGAGTACCCACCGGTACCTCGGATGCCGTAACGAGCTGGCCCACCCGTGCCAGCTCTCACCACGGAAGGTCGCCCCTTGGTCACCACACCGGACGCGCCCCGCCGCACCTCGGCAACCGACGAGGGCTACGCGCCGAGCCTGGGCAACCGCCAGGTCCAGATGATCGCGATGGGCGGCGCCATCGGCGTCGGCCTCTTCCTCGGCGTCGGCGGCCGCATGGAGCAGGCCGGCCCCGCGCTGATCCTCTCCTACCTGCTGTGCGGCGCCGCCGCGTTCTTCGTGATGCGCGCCCTCGGCGAGCTCGTGCTCTACAAGCCCGTCGCGGGCAGCTTCGTGGAGTACTCGCGCGAGTTCATCGGACCGTGGGCGGGCTTCGCCGCGGGCTGGATGTACTTCATCAACTGGGCGGGCGCGGGCATCGCCGAGATCACCGCGGCCGGGATCTACATCGGCAAGTGGTTCCCCGACTTCCCGCAGTGGCTGACCGCGCTGCTCTGCCTGGTCGCGCTGCTGGTGGTCAACGTGCTGTCGGTGAAGCTGTTCGGCGAGCTGGAGTTCTGGTTCAGCGTCATCAAGGTGCTGGCCATCGTCAGCTTCCTGGCCGTCGGCCTGGCCCTGGTCGTCACCGCCGCCGACGTCGGCGGCGCCGCGGCGGGCCCGCACAACCTGGTCGACCACGGCGGTTTCATGCCACACGGGCTGCCGGTGGTGCTGATGAGCCTGCAGGGCGTGATGTTCGCCTACGCCTCGCTGGAGATGGTCGGCATCGCCGCGGGCGAGACCAAGAACCCCGCCAAGGTGATGCCCAAGGCGATCAACAGCGTCGTGTGGCGGATCGGCGTCTTCTACGTCGGCTCGGTCCTGCTGCTCTGCATGGTCATGCCGTGGACCTCCTACAACGGCGACCAGAGCCCGTTCGTCACCGTCTTCTCCAGCATCGGCGTGCCCTGGG of Saccharopolyspora erythraea contains these proteins:
- a CDS encoding AzlC family ABC transporter permease; this encodes MSSLQRTRPGSRGIWRDKLLRDVLSIAAAMAIVGASLGAIAVSKGIPLWMITLMGAVIFAGGSEFMAVGLMTAGAAPVTAVVGGLLLNARHLPFGLAIGDLFARGPLTRLVGSHLMVDESVAFALAQRDPAAKRRAYWLTGIALYCTWAPSIFVGGLLGQQVGDPDVFGLDAALPAALLALIVPSLRDRPTLRAVAVGALVAVVSTPILPEGLPVMAALVGVAAALPLPRGRKGEEES
- a CDS encoding AzlD domain-containing protein, with the protein product MTMAVVLALAGGTYAMRLAGPLLRGRITISPRWERLMSIAAITLLGAFVVTSAVAEGGGFAGWARLAGVAVGGVLAWRRAPFVVVVLAAAVTTAGLRFLELAA
- a CDS encoding helix-turn-helix domain-containing protein; amino-acid sequence: MSTTESTPLEIISAALRRERDRVGLSLTELAKRAGIAKSTLSQLESGAGNPSVETLWALAVALGVPFTRLVDPPTPQVRIVRAGQATFVRSEQSPYAAALLSSCPAGARRDLYLLELEPGGVRDAQAHIPGTVEHVVLTAGRMRVGPESNLVEIGPGDYVSFSGDVPHQYEALEPGTTAVLVMEHV
- a CDS encoding glycosyltransferase, with protein sequence MRILFSSLPTHGHTYPLLPLAAAARKAGHEVVYATGADFHPVLTALDLEPVAAGMPISEAFAIASKAAGVTDPRKEGPEAQERVIAGVFGSALPRRFLADLRDVVTPGSFDLVVHEAGNPGAGLAARRAGIPGLCHGFGRVVSAGLGDRIAGSLGELAAEIGETVPDRYANILGNPYLDIYPPSLQGPDFRATGDRVELRPVPFAEPGQLPEVVGERDRPLVYLTLGTAFGTADVLSTAIEGLSGLDVRVLVSGGRLVEAAALGQLPENVTAVSWLPQADLLPHLDLIVHHGGSGTTLGALGAGVKQLLTPQGADQFNNAEAVVDGGAALSLQPGELSPEAIADGARKLLEGSEFDAPVRALAQEVAAMPSPEEIAARLPEFAG
- a CDS encoding helix-turn-helix transcriptional regulator — translated: MSGMRVLADESEHGWWHMALREPAPPLRGLVTRYIGYRERSVVPVRRREVPTGEVTIILSFGPKIAVSDPRGGSGRELTSFVAPVDDTWAVTEYTGEQHGLEMTLTPLGASRLFDVPMDGLADPVSDVEDLLGRTGRLLVERLADASGWTERFDLLDALLPALFERGRPPSPAAAWAWRRLRETDGRIPIAALVDDLGCSHRYLVSQFRHHVGVTPKTLARVLRCGRAIRLLERGGHRIGDIALDCGYSDQAHLNRDFRLLTGTTPSVWCQEMRLELPKPAE
- a CDS encoding VOC family protein, encoding MSGEPNIFPALRYADAAKAWQWLHEAFGFEQRFSVPGPDGTIAHAEMGLGAGTIMFGSAARGSGAVIDPDPLKAEWTVYVWVPDIDAHYERARGAGAEITRELGDTDYGSREYGARDFEGNHWAFGTYLPRPE
- a CDS encoding amino acid permease, yielding MVTTPDAPRRTSATDEGYAPSLGNRQVQMIAMGGAIGVGLFLGVGGRMEQAGPALILSYLLCGAAAFFVMRALGELVLYKPVAGSFVEYSREFIGPWAGFAAGWMYFINWAGAGIAEITAAGIYIGKWFPDFPQWLTALLCLVALLVVNVLSVKLFGELEFWFSVIKVLAIVSFLAVGLALVVTAADVGGAAAGPHNLVDHGGFMPHGLPVVLMSLQGVMFAYASLEMVGIAAGETKNPAKVMPKAINSVVWRIGVFYVGSVLLLCMVMPWTSYNGDQSPFVTVFSSIGVPWAGDLMNFVVLTAALSSCNSGLYSTGRILRSLAQRGEAPSFTERMNSRRAPYGAVLFTGAVFLVGVLLNYVVPKDAFDIATSISSLGVIATWAALLYAQTRLRSRALRGDVERPGYRMPGSPWTNWVVLGFLGLIVVLAGFSEETAVRWSFYAVPVLVVAIAVGWWGVRGRASSS